The Atribacterota bacterium genome segment GCAGATTCCAAGGTCTTCCAGAGAATGATGGGCATCAACTTCAATATCACCATTTAATTTTAATTGAAGATCAAAAAATCCATGTTTACAGAACAATACCAACATGTGATTTAAGAAAGGTAATTCACTCTTAATATTACATCTTCCCTCACCATCCAGATTAATATTCAAACTGATATCAGTCTCGACAGTTTTCCGACTAACTGTTCCTGTCCTTTTTCCCAAGGAAATCACTCTCCTTTTTAAATTTAATTAATTTTTATTATGAACCAGGCTAATAATCTGATTTACATTTTCTGCTAAAAAATCAACACCCTTATCAAGAAAGTTTTCTTTCTGAGCCTGGTAGCCGTCTCCGGCAAATTTATTATCTAAAATCAGTGAGAACAAGCACTGCTGTTTTTTACGCTGTTTATTAAAATTTTTTACAGTTAAAAGATCAGCCATGGTATCACCTATATATAACCCTGTCTTCGAGCTGGATGTATCTATCAGATATTCTAATCCTTCAGGTGAGGGTTTCTTTTGCTTATTATCCTGTGAAGTGATTATCATTTCCGGCTTAAGAAAACTTTCCCAGCCTATTTTGTTCAGGATATATCGGGTTTCTGCCTTATCTCTACCTGTTAATATTCCCATATTATAATTCTTCAATATCTGTGTTGCCTCAGGATTAATCAATATAGTTTCACTTTCAATGTTGCCATTGTTTTTTTTGATAAATTCCGGATAAAAATTATAAAACCGATAACAATATTTCTTTCCGGCATAGAACTCTTTAGCTATTTGGAATATCTTTTCCTTATGCCATAAAGAAAAGATTTCATCTGGATCTGAAGCATTCTCCTTTATCCACATGTGCAATTGAGACAATCCATCACCGGCAGATAAATTCTCACCAATAAATTCATCAATCGTTGGGGGGCTATCTTTTAGTTTTTCTAATGTGTTCAGTTTAGACTGTTTCATTTTCCAGAGATAATAC includes the following:
- a CDS encoding HAD-IA family hydrolase, whose amino-acid sequence is MIGDYLLKQNILVKKDKFPILDNIDVIIFDIDGVLVNVSASYHQSVIDTVQYYFTHIIRIAGKEKLVDRQIINSFKLVGGFNDDWELTAAVILYYLWKMKQSKLNTLEKLKDSPPTIDEFIGENLSAGDGLSQLHMWIKENASDPDEIFSLWHKEKIFQIAKEFYAGKKYCYRFYNFYPEFIKKNNGNIESETILINPEATQILKNYNMGILTGRDKAETRYILNKIGWESFLKPEMIITSQDNKQKKPSPEGLEYLIDTSSSKTGLYIGDTMADLLTVKNFNKQRKKQQCLFSLILDNKFAGDGYQAQKENFLDKGVDFLAENVNQIISLVHNKN